In Thermus filiformis, one DNA window encodes the following:
- a CDS encoding ZIP family metal transporter — MDVSPLTVFWYALLTAVATGLGAIPFLFTQKIAQRHLGIANAVAAGLMLAASFGLIYEGVHLHLGRTLLGVVLGLGFILLSHRLLEGREVSFGDLQGLDARKALMIVGIMTLHSFAEGVGVGVSFGGGEALGVFITLAIAIHNIPEGLAISLVLVPRGVSVLGAALWSVFSSLPQPLMAVPAFLFVEAFRQVLPAGLGFAAGAMIWMAVAEILPDALKEARSEEVATALTLSVAAMVAFQILLGG, encoded by the coding sequence ATGGACGTCTCCCCCCTGACCGTCTTCTGGTACGCCCTCCTCACCGCGGTGGCCACCGGGCTCGGGGCGATCCCCTTCCTCTTTACCCAAAAGATCGCCCAAAGGCACCTGGGCATCGCCAACGCGGTGGCGGCCGGGCTGATGCTGGCGGCGAGCTTCGGCCTCATCTACGAGGGGGTCCACCTCCACCTGGGCCGGACCCTTTTGGGCGTGGTCCTAGGGCTAGGTTTTATCCTCCTCTCTCACCGCCTTCTCGAGGGGCGGGAGGTGAGCTTCGGCGACCTCCAGGGCCTGGACGCCCGCAAGGCCCTGATGATCGTGGGCATCATGACCCTCCACTCCTTCGCGGAAGGGGTGGGGGTAGGGGTGTCCTTCGGCGGCGGGGAGGCCCTGGGGGTCTTCATCACCCTGGCCATCGCCATTCACAACATCCCGGAAGGGCTGGCCATCAGCCTGGTCCTGGTGCCCCGGGGGGTGAGCGTCCTGGGCGCCGCCCTTTGGAGCGTCTTCTCCAGCCTCCCCCAGCCCCTCATGGCCGTGCCCGCCTTCTTGTTCGTGGAGGCTTTCCGGCAGGTCCTGCCCGCCGGGCTCGGCTTCGCGGCGGGGGCCATGATCTGGATGGCGGTGGCGGAGATCCTCCCCGACGCCCTCAAGGAGGCCCGCTCCGAGGAGGTGGCCACCGCCCTCACCCTGTCCGTGGCGGCCATGGTGGCCTTCCAGATCCTCCTCGGGGGGTAG
- a CDS encoding DUF4388 domain-containing protein, producing the protein MLKGDLAEFPLTDLLSALMGAGRSGALLVEAPFLKGEVYLRGGQVVHAVARTEERAREGEGALLLLSGLSRAPFRFEPEKTPPNTTLLGGLSTPMRVAEAKEVFRRLEHLPKDWGLVFRLPQAAQEVQLSLEELRLMGGAEGKRVAEVLLEEADPLRAAELLDRLLAKGVLEAVPEVRLPPSELLVLPIYGPGEGVAFVDEALYGEWARTIRRAFRARLLPRDVVLEVRPRPNIPGRIGLMEKDLVRLRLRRGDKVRVVPEV; encoded by the coding sequence ATGCTGAAGGGCGACCTGGCCGAGTTTCCCCTGACCGATCTCCTTTCCGCCCTGATGGGGGCGGGGCGGAGCGGGGCGCTCCTCGTGGAGGCCCCCTTCCTGAAAGGGGAGGTCTACCTCCGGGGGGGGCAGGTGGTGCACGCAGTGGCCCGGACGGAGGAGCGGGCCCGGGAAGGGGAGGGGGCCCTCCTCCTCCTTTCGGGCCTCTCCCGGGCCCCCTTTCGCTTTGAGCCCGAGAAGACCCCTCCCAACACCACCCTCCTGGGCGGGCTTTCCACCCCCATGCGGGTGGCGGAGGCCAAGGAGGTCTTCCGCCGCCTCGAGCACCTCCCCAAGGACTGGGGCCTGGTCTTCCGCCTGCCCCAGGCGGCCCAGGAGGTCCAGCTCTCCCTGGAGGAGCTGAGGCTCATGGGCGGGGCGGAGGGAAAGCGGGTGGCCGAGGTCCTCCTGGAGGAGGCGGACCCCCTGCGGGCGGCCGAGCTTCTGGACCGGCTCCTGGCCAAGGGGGTTCTGGAGGCGGTGCCCGAGGTCCGGCTTCCCCCGAGCGAGCTTTTGGTCCTGCCCATCTACGGCCCCGGGGAGGGGGTGGCCTTCGTGGACGAGGCCCTGTACGGGGAGTGGGCCCGGACGATCCGGCGGGCCTTCCGGGCGCGGCTTCTGCCCCGGGATGTGGTGCTGGAGGTCCGGCCCCGGCCCAACATCCCGGGCCGGATCGGCCTGATGGAGAAGGACCTTGTCCGCCTGCGCCTGAGGCGGGGGGACAAGGTGCGGGTGGTGCCGGAGGTGTAG
- a CDS encoding UbiX family flavin prenyltransferase — MGAERVVVGLSGASGMPYALDLLRALRGFEGLEVHLVLTGGARRVLWEEMGLSPKEVEGLAHVVHKDTDLGAPIASGSFRTRGMVVVPCSASTLSKVAYGLADNLLTRAAYVHLKERRPLILVLRETPLPLPTLEAMVRVAQAGAVVLPASPGFYHRPQRVEDLLAFITERVLDLLGLEAPGARRWKEP; from the coding sequence GTGGGGGCCGAGCGGGTGGTGGTGGGCCTCTCCGGGGCCTCGGGGATGCCTTACGCCTTGGACCTCCTCCGGGCCCTAAGGGGGTTTGAGGGCCTCGAGGTCCACCTGGTCCTCACCGGGGGGGCGCGGCGGGTCCTCTGGGAGGAGATGGGCCTTTCGCCCAAGGAGGTGGAGGGCTTGGCCCACGTGGTGCACAAGGACACGGACCTGGGGGCCCCCATCGCCTCCGGCTCCTTCCGCACCCGGGGGATGGTGGTGGTGCCCTGCTCCGCCTCCACCCTGAGCAAGGTGGCCTACGGCCTGGCGGACAACCTCCTCACCCGGGCGGCCTACGTCCACCTGAAGGAGCGCCGCCCTTTGATCCTGGTCCTCCGGGAGACCCCCCTGCCCCTGCCCACCCTGGAGGCCATGGTCCGGGTGGCCCAGGCCGGGGCGGTGGTCCTGCCCGCGAGCCCGGGCTTCTACCACCGGCCCCAGAGGGTGGAGGACCTTTTGGCCTTCATCACCGAGCGGGTCCTGGACCTTCTGGGCCTCGAGGCCCCCGGGGCGAGGCGGTGGAAGGAGCCCTAG
- the ndk gene encoding nucleoside-diphosphate kinase translates to MERTFVMVKPDGVRRGLVGEILGRFERKGFRLVGLRMLRIGRELAEAHYAEHREKPFFQGLVEFITSGPVVAFVLEGPNAIAEVRKMMGATHPKDALPGTIRGDFATTIDENVIHGSASPEDAAREIALFFREEELL, encoded by the coding sequence ATGGAGCGGACCTTCGTCATGGTCAAGCCCGACGGCGTGCGCCGGGGGCTCGTGGGCGAGATCCTGGGCCGGTTTGAGCGCAAGGGGTTCAGGCTGGTGGGGCTGAGGATGCTCCGGATCGGCCGGGAGCTGGCGGAGGCCCACTACGCCGAGCACCGGGAGAAGCCTTTCTTCCAAGGCCTGGTGGAGTTCATCACCTCCGGGCCGGTGGTGGCCTTCGTCCTCGAGGGCCCGAACGCCATCGCCGAGGTGCGGAAGATGATGGGGGCCACCCACCCCAAGGACGCCCTGCCCGGCACCATCCGGGGGGACTTTGCCACCACCATTGACGAGAACGTGATCCACGGCTCCGCGAGCCCGGAAGACGCGGCCCGGGAGATCGCCCTCTTCTTCCGGGAAGAGGAGCTCCTCTAA
- a CDS encoding alanine/glycine:cation symporter family protein — MDILAWNEVLNRLVYGFPMKLVFLLVGAYLVVFRIRWFSAPLRMLRVSFAETFGAIRERTFGFGGQITPFQATMVALSATVGTGHLLGMLAAVLVGGPGAVFWMWVGYFFGAGTKFAEATLAVHYRRRFKDGSVSGGPMYYLFRGLPRWRFLGAVFAFFAAVAAFGIGNLAQGSALGGALSPWVPPGLLGLFLAVLVVLVLGGGVRRVALFAQYVVPLKLLLFLVAILPLLILYGGGLGQALVLVFQAAFTPEAALGGAAGYSLFAAINAGLGRGIFANEAGLGSAPIAHAQAMVDHPVRQGFWGVTEMFVSFLVTTLTALTFIASGLWRQAGGAAEAAQALFQAHPLGGAALAATVAVFALGAMVAWGFYGEEAAAYLLGEGIRWPYRLAFAVFALVGPLGGLEGFLAVSDTLNGLMAVPNLLGLVLLGPVVQRLVQGFFQGEAWRPPQD, encoded by the coding sequence GTGGACATCCTGGCTTGGAACGAGGTCTTGAACCGCTTGGTCTACGGCTTCCCCATGAAGCTGGTCTTCCTCCTGGTGGGGGCGTATCTGGTCGTCTTCCGCATCCGCTGGTTCAGCGCCCCCTTGCGGATGCTCCGGGTTTCCTTCGCCGAGACCTTCGGGGCCATCCGGGAGCGGACCTTCGGCTTCGGGGGCCAGATCACCCCCTTCCAGGCCACCATGGTGGCCCTCTCCGCCACCGTAGGCACGGGCCACCTCCTGGGGATGCTGGCCGCGGTCCTGGTGGGGGGGCCGGGGGCGGTCTTCTGGATGTGGGTGGGGTACTTCTTCGGAGCGGGGACCAAGTTCGCCGAGGCCACTCTGGCCGTTCACTACCGCCGCCGGTTCAAGGACGGCTCGGTCTCGGGCGGGCCCATGTACTACCTCTTTCGGGGCCTGCCCCGGTGGCGCTTCCTGGGGGCGGTCTTCGCCTTCTTCGCCGCGGTGGCCGCCTTCGGCATCGGGAACCTGGCCCAGGGGAGCGCCTTGGGCGGGGCCCTTTCCCCCTGGGTGCCCCCGGGGCTTCTGGGCCTCTTCCTGGCGGTTTTAGTGGTCCTGGTCCTGGGCGGGGGGGTGCGCCGGGTGGCCCTTTTCGCCCAGTACGTGGTTCCCCTGAAGCTCCTCCTCTTCCTGGTGGCCATCCTGCCCCTTCTGATCCTCTATGGGGGAGGGCTGGGCCAGGCCCTGGTCCTGGTCTTCCAGGCCGCCTTCACCCCGGAGGCGGCCCTGGGCGGGGCGGCGGGGTACAGCCTTTTCGCGGCCATCAACGCGGGCCTCGGCCGGGGGATCTTCGCCAACGAGGCCGGGCTCGGCTCGGCCCCCATCGCCCACGCCCAGGCCATGGTGGACCACCCGGTCCGCCAGGGCTTCTGGGGGGTGACGGAGATGTTCGTCTCCTTCCTGGTCACCACCTTGACCGCCCTCACCTTCATCGCCTCGGGGCTTTGGCGGCAGGCGGGGGGCGCGGCCGAGGCGGCCCAGGCCCTCTTCCAGGCCCACCCCCTGGGGGGCGCGGCCCTCGCGGCCACGGTGGCCGTTTTCGCCCTGGGGGCGATGGTGGCCTGGGGGTTTTACGGGGAGGAGGCGGCGGCCTACCTCCTGGGGGAGGGGATCCGCTGGCCCTACCGGCTGGCCTTCGCGGTCTTCGCCCTGGTGGGGCCTTTGGGGGGCCTCGAGGGCTTCCTGGCCGTCTCGGACACCCTGAACGGCCTGATGGCCGTGCCCAACCTCCTGGGCCTGGTTCTGCTGGGGCCGGTGGTCCAGCGCCTGGTCCAGGGCTTCTTCCAGGGGGAGGCCTGGCGCCCTCCCCAGGACTAG
- a CDS encoding PP2C family protein-serine/threonine phosphatase, which translates to MEVVLAALTHPGRKRPKNEDWVAVERTETGAFLLVADGMGGHKTGDVAARVASETILAHVRDKAPSPQVLLEAFEKANRRVYELAQRPEYRGMGTTATALWLDLPYALIAHVGDSRAYLLRQGELLQLTEDHSWVAERMRQGLLTAEEARTHRWRNVITNALGSFPEARVDLLGLKAEPNDLFLLATDGLYSVLEDKTLQEVLKDFPPEEAARRLVDLANEWGGPDNISLAIAKLPEALPQQSRPYALALETARGPVRLKLGDTEEMPTQVLEPKRKAHFSWRDLLLIGAWVVLLLYILLNQR; encoded by the coding sequence GTGGAAGTCGTCCTCGCCGCCCTGACCCACCCCGGGCGCAAGCGCCCCAAGAACGAGGACTGGGTGGCGGTGGAGAGGACGGAGACCGGGGCCTTCCTCCTGGTGGCGGACGGGATGGGGGGGCACAAGACGGGGGACGTGGCCGCCCGGGTGGCCTCGGAGACCATCCTGGCCCACGTGCGGGACAAGGCCCCCTCCCCCCAGGTCCTCCTCGAGGCCTTTGAGAAGGCCAACCGCCGGGTCTACGAGCTGGCCCAGCGGCCCGAGTACCGGGGCATGGGGACGACGGCCACCGCCTTGTGGCTGGACCTCCCCTACGCCCTGATCGCCCACGTGGGGGACTCGAGGGCCTACCTCCTGCGCCAGGGGGAGCTTCTCCAGCTCACGGAGGACCACTCCTGGGTGGCGGAAAGGATGCGCCAGGGCCTCCTCACCGCCGAGGAGGCCCGGACCCACCGCTGGCGCAACGTGATCACCAACGCCCTGGGCTCCTTCCCCGAGGCCCGGGTGGACCTCCTGGGCCTGAAGGCCGAGCCAAACGACCTCTTCCTCCTGGCCACCGACGGCCTATACAGCGTCTTGGAGGACAAGACCCTGCAGGAGGTCCTGAAGGACTTCCCCCCGGAGGAGGCCGCCCGGCGGCTTGTGGACCTGGCCAACGAGTGGGGGGGGCCGGACAACATCAGCCTGGCCATCGCCAAGCTGCCCGAGGCCCTGCCCCAGCAAAGCCGCCCCTACGCCCTGGCCCTGGAGACCGCCCGGGGGCCGGTCCGGCTCAAGCTGGGGGACACGGAGGAGATGCCCACCCAGGTCCTGGAGCCAAAGAGGAAGGCCCACTTCTCCTGGCGGGACCTCCTCCTCATCGGGGCCTGGGTGGTCCTGCTCCTGTACATCCTCCTCAACCAGCGCTGA